The sequence TTAGACAGCTGCCCTCCGCTCAGCTGGAGGAATGTGGAGCTGTCTCATTGCACCAGCAGAAGCTATGAGATCCTATATGTTCTGGGAGGGAAGCATGATAAGGAACAGCAAGAATTGTTTCAATTTCAACCTAAATCTGGCACCTGGCATCTTTGCTCCCCACTGCAGCGCAGGAACCTCATCCAGTATGCAGTGGCAGCAGTAGGTAACTCTCCCTGAGATGCATGTGTACTCAAAACTCTTTGCAACAAATGGTGCACCTAGCAAGAACTGGGCAAACTCAGAGGAAGTCAGGGGTTAAAGTCTTGATTGCCATGGGCTCAGATTCTCTCCGCCCCCCATTAAACTAGTGCTGTTAGTGACTTAACTCAGACCTAAAGTTGTCTTTGGTTCAAAGACCTGTTAGTCCTTGTGGTTGGGCTGTAAGGGGTTTGTATGGGGACTTGactgaaaaaaggaaatattcaTTCTTTCTGAATTTGATGACCATGGGGCATAAACATTAAAGCTCTGACTCTACTGCCACTTACATCAGTTGTGCAGAGTTAACTCTATTGTATCGCTCCCTTCTTAGGGCCCGAGCCCTCTCTGTCACAGTGACGATCTTCAGAATTAACTGCCCAGACCTGACTCTGTTACACTGAGTGCATTACTCTTACGGGAGACTTGCTTTATTCTGTTAGTCTGACACATCTGAGCAAATACTGAAACAAATGCTGTAAACTGGTATGACATTTAGGGCAAGTTAAAGGGCAGATTAGCTCTGTCTATCTTTGCAGCCATTTTGTGATGGCTTTGGGGTGATCAAGTCGTAATTGGAGGAATACTTATGGAATGCACATTTTAAGCTTAGTTCTCTATAGAACCTTATTTTAAGAGTTAGCTTCCTCCTATCAGGGAAGAGAAACAAGGCCATCTGACTTACATGACCAATCACAATGCAGGCAATGCAGCTAAATTTCAAATACCGAGTGTCAAATATTTGCAGCAAACTGTTCATCATCACTCATCCATATTAGAAGCTGAAGGAGAGATTAAGACTCCAGTCCTGCACTCTGGTCTACACGGGCAGACCTCGTACCTACCACTGAGTCCAAGAACTTGCTCAAGTGCAAGGGACTCCATACATCAGGCTGCAGGAAGGAAACCTAAATGTGCAAATTGCTTGAGGGGAAGTGGGCAGCAGGATATGCATGAGGATGGCTGAGAGATGCCTCTGCCTGACACTTCTTTCCATTCTATCTCCAGGGAATTTCCTTTTTGTGACAGGAGGTTATTTCCGAGATGAGTTTGTGTGGTACAGCGTGGACTGGGTGTTGATCTATGATTGCTGGGAGAACAACTGGCTGGAAGGGCCTGCTATGAAGCAGTCTCGCAACAGTCATTGTGCCGTAGGGGCTGGGCTCTATCTGTATGTGCTTGGAGGGAGCACAGATGAAGGCATAATCCCAGATGTGGAGCGCCTGGCATTAATGGACTCGCAATGGCAAAACATGAGCCCCATGGTTCAGCCTGTGGAGAGAGCAGGTGCAGTCAGTGTGGGGACCAGGCTTTACGTGGTCTGTGGCCTGGATGAAAAGGGAGATGTGTATGGTGGAGTGCAGAGACTGGACTTGGAAAAGGATGTTTGGGATGTCATCTCCTTTTCACCACTTCCCAGGTGAGGAACTCTGCTCTGGAATGTGACTCCCTGCAAAAGATTTCACGGGGATTtcattgacgtcaatggcaaaactcctaccgACTTCAGCAGAGCTGAATTTCACCTCTGGTTGGTCTAGTATGATCCATCTGATCATGCTGGTTTCTGTTTGTAACCTGTATCTCTTCAAGCTGTTCCATCTCTTGAAGGGATAAGATGATGTCCAGGATAGGTTCCCTAGCAGCATTTAGATTGGCCTCTATTTTCTAGGGTCACAgctgttcctctttttaaaagacaaaattaaATTTATTATTGTTCATACTATTCTGACCTTCTTGTAAAGCACTCGCagataaaaagtgctatataagaaatAGGTATTATTGattgattttatttataaatttctGTTTCAGTGACACCACAGGCTGCACTCAGATCAAGCCTCAATGTGCAGGGTGCAGCTCAAACCTCTAATAAGAGGCAACCTCTGCCCTAAAGAGCGTACACTTAATTTAACTCTAGATGCACCAAGTGAGTGTTACAGACAAATGTGTGGAGGGAGCAGGAAAGAGGGGGCGTGAGTCAGACCCATCTGCTTCTGCCCAGAACAGTGCATGCAGTTTGCTGAGGGTTTATTTACTTCTTTCTTTAGAAATAAACATATCAGTAGTAGAAGTTCCAGCTCAGCCCCCCAGCCATTGTTGTCTGGCTCTCAAATTAGTGTGAATCAGAATCAATATAAAAGGGACAATGCCAAGATGAAAATCACATCACAAAGGTTTGCAAAGTAAAGAATCACATAGCATTTAGTTCAAGGGTCCTCAGACATTTCATTGGCTGCCTTGACAGTATTTTAACAGATTCTCTCGTGGACACATCCTCTATTCACCATCCTGTGAAACACGTCCCCTCCCATTCGTGGGTCCATAAATTTcatggccagaaaggaccactataGTCATGTAGTCTGTCCTCCTGCATTGCATAGACCAGACAACCTCACCACTCCTCTTCATATCTAATCCAGCAACTTTTAGCTGAGCTACAGCGTAGCTTTTAGAATGACagcaaatcctgatttaaagacttgaAGTAATGGAGGATTTACAACACCCCTTACTgacttgttccaatggttattcaTTCATTGTTAAAGTAGGCATCCTATTTCAGTTAGAACTTTGCTAATTTCAGGCAATGGCTTGCGATTGAATTAGAGCATATTTAATAGAAAGACTGATCCAGTCTTCATTTAAAGGCTTCAAATGAAGGCAAATTGAGCACATTgctaatttgttccaatggttaattacactcactgttaaaaatgtgcatcttatttccagttagAATGTTGctgacttcaacttccagcttaTGTAtttctgctagactaaagaaCCATTTAGTATCAGGTGTCTTCTCTTTGTATAAGTCCTCGCTAGACTGTAATAAAACACGTAATCACCTTCTCTTTCATAAATTAAATAGACAGAGCTCTTTTGAGTCTCTGAGTGTAAGGAGTATTTTCCAGACCTTGCATAATTCTTGTAGCTCTGCTCtaaccctttccaatttgtcaacatcctgtGTAAAGtatgggcaccagaactagacacaatgtccagtaatggtctcactgGTACCATATGGAGAGGTAATATTCTTCATCAATATTCCCTTGTTTATACTCTTTAGCTCTTTTAGCTGGACTATTGCACTGGGAGTTCGTGTTAAGTTGATTATTTATAATGAACCCCTAAATCCTTCTTGCAATTACTGCTTTCCAGGACAGTTCCCAATCCTAGAAGTACAGTccacattctttgtttctaaatGTATGACATTGCATTTAGCTATcattaaaacatatatttttttaattgcatccaGCTAACCAACTGATCCAGACTGCTgtatatcagtgacctgtcttcatTGTATGAACACACTCCAGTACTGTTCTCTGTAAGCTTGCTTGCAAGATAATCCTGTTGTCTTCATACATCAGCAAGTTGGTAGCCATATCAATGGATAATCATTCTTGCACTGTGCTAATCTGTGTGTCCTTTGCTAGATCTTTCGGCACCAAACATAACTCAGAGTCCTTAAGCTGTTCTTGTCAAATGTCCTCACAAGAGTAGGCAGAGTCTATTCTAATTGCCCTCACCCAGCTGAGCGCATCTGCAACCATATTTTGCTTTCCAGGTTTATGGTCAACTGTGAGTGTATATCCAGAGAGTTTGTGAATCCATCTGCACAGGCATCCTTCTGGGTGGTGCTTCATAAGGAGCTGTTACCCAgggttttttaaatacaaagcTTTTGGTGACTACTTTTTGTGAGGTGATATTAGGAAATAAATTAATGAAGGCGCAGCATGTTTGTCTGCTAGATGGTTGGCATAAATCatacaaagggcttgtctacacttactggtgGATCGACACAGGGTGATCGATGCATCAGTGGTCGATTTAAtgtgtctagtgaagacccactaaattgatcaCAGGTCGCTCTCCTGttaactcctgtactccacctgaatgAGAAGCACAAGGGGAGTCAACAGAAGAGCATATCTAGTCGACATCACGTAATGTGGaccctgcagtaagtagatctaagtacatcgacttcagcaacgttattcatgtagctgaagttgcataacttagatccaTCTCACCACGTAGTGAGACAAGGCCAAAGTTAAGTGCTTTTACTTAAAGCCTTTACTTTTATTTTAGTCTTCAGCACTTTTACAGGAATGCCTTTACTTAAAGCTTTTGCTTTGTTTAATCTTAAGGGGATACAAACACAGTAGGTTACAGCATTATCCCACAAGTCTGGAGCAGTTTTTGAGTGTTTTAACAGCAGAGTTTTGGTGGCCAGCCTTCCGTCTGCtgctggagatttttttaatgtgttcacAAAGCAATCTGCCTGTCTCAgacccttaattttttttatacgTAGAAAGTTACAAAGATATGTTAATCAAAAGTGTTACGTAGCTGACCAAACAAAATCAACTGTTGGGCAAAAAGCAGGTGTTACAAAAACATGTTACTAAGAAAAAAATGGTTAAACAAGCAGTTTGGAGCTGTTTGGCTGGCAGCTAAATTTTCCCATAatgacagttttaaaatatattcagacTTCCTGTTTTTTTACAGACACTTATCCTTGCGTATTAGGGAGGACAGAGTTAGGCTAACCTCTGGTGATTGTcttaacccctccctcccagcttcgCCTTAGTAATGCTAAGTTCCTGCAAAGGCCGACTAAATGCAATAAGGAGAATAATTGATAGTCCATTTTAATAATTGGCAGTGACTTGGACTCCTGGCTGGTTGCTGAAAATGTCCCTCATCAGAGCCACTGCAGGGCACTGTGCCCTGTGTACACTGTGAATTCTGAGTAGGGAAGATAGGCCTTGAAGGCCTCCACACTAGACACTCCAGTTCTGTAGCCAAATCCTTGATTTCGCTCTCATTTAATTTGTGACCTCCAAAATCCACCAGTCCGTACCTACCGAGCTCATCAATTTGTTTAAGTGCAAATCCCACAGCAAACTTTGAGGCATCACAGGTTACAAGGAATGGATGTGATGGATCTGAGAAGTTAAGCACAGCATGGTTTAGAAGTCCTTCTTTCAGTGACTCAGATGGTTTTTGGTGTTGCTCAGTCCAGGCAAAGTTGTTCTTAATTAGCTGGTATAATGgcgctgctgcccatgctgcaaAATTTTGTACAAATCTTTGTAGAATCCACAGAGGACTACAAATGGTTGAACCACCTTCTCCTGGTTTGTTGCAACCGTTCAGTCTTTTGTAACATTCAGTTTCCAAGGTGGGGGCTCCTCACTGACTATATGTCCTGGGAAGGTGATGTGACTCCTTGTAAACTGATATTTGTGTCCCAAAAATTTAAACTCTGACTCCTTACAAAGCTTTAAGATCCTTTCCATTCCTACCAGATGTTCCTTCCATGTTTTGTGGGAACAAATGAAGTCATCTAGGTATGTTAGTATGTCTTCAATTACCAAACTTGGGTTAGACTATTTGCTACCCTCTGAAATGTCCTTGATGCATTCATGAGCCTGAAAGGTGTTCTGCAGAACTGAAACACCCCCTACAGTATCACAAAGGCAGTTTTTTCTCTATGCTTAGGTGCCCCTTTAATCTGATGACAAAGGTTGAAATTTACCCCTGTGACGGGCCAGCACAAAGCTGATGCACTGGTGTGAAGGTCTTATGCTGTCCTCTGCACAAGTGAAtttcattcctagagcagatctgttgagAGAGATTGTAAAAACAGCCCCAAGTTGCTGTTTTGAACAATCACCACACTTTAAAATATGATCACCAAAGGCTGGCGTTATTTCTATTGTTTACTTTTTTACTTTCACTGGACTTGGACAGTGACACTAGACTGCTCaatttctagtcagtttcactatcTAGTGCTCTTGCCCTAGCATTTCCTCTTGtttggggctgcagggggatattTAAATGCAAAATACAAGCAGTATTCATTGAATTAAAGAAGAAAAGATAGGCAATTGCTATTAAATCCCAGGCCCTAAACTACCTGACAGTGTCCTGGGAAAGATTAATAACTATTTGAAGGagtcaagtgtcagaggggtagccatgttagtctggatctgtaaaaagcgacaaagagtcctgtggcaccttatagactgacagacgtattggaacataagtttttgtgggtgaatactcactttgtcagatgcatgtctgaccTCTGATATTTAAAGGAGGTGATTTTTCCCTGAAGTGGATGGTTGTTATTGAAAGCTAAAGAGTAGCAACTTTTCAGTTAACTTCAGATGCAAGTAAAGCAGAGAGTTGATTAGTAAGAATATTACAGAGAGGGTCTGAGATCTTCACTCACCATCATCAAACTGAGTTATTCTCAGCAACAATACAATTTGTTGAATGGTTTTCAGTTTAGAGGAAACTGGATGCATGCTGGGGGTGCTGACCTTTCTCTTTGTGTCCTCCTGAGATCACCAGTTTTCCTTCTCCCTAGGTATGACCTCTGTGTTACAGCTCTGAATGGAGCGCTCTACACCATAGGAGGTGGAGCCTTTCGCTTTGATATGGACACAGATGAATGGACCCAAGTGGATGAAGAGTGCCTGACTCAGAAATTCTTCATGGGATGCAGCACCGCGAATGGCCAAATTTATCTCCTGGGACAGAGGAAGGGGAACATGGCTGTCCCCAACATGGTGCTCTTTGACCCTTACACTGACACATGTCAGGTGGTAGATAGCAAATTCCCTTGCCCCGTTCCTATTTATGGGTGTGTCTCTATACGAAGATTTGACACATGAGCTTAAGCAAGGCTGGACCCAGGCCACTATGCAGAAAGGGAGTCCAGCGTGTTAACGCTTACAAGGGCTGCTATTTATTGTCTGTAGAACTTATAGAATCTTGAAAACATCATTTATTCCTCTCCTGATTTTATCTTTTTCAGTCTGGCAAATGCTGGTGTCCTTTGTCCTCAAGGAGCCAACATGGCAATGGAAGATTTGCTCCTTTCTTTATCAAGATATCGCCACTGGTGTCAGCATGATTCCATGGAAATATTAGTTAGCAAACTTACTAACTTGgcctctgcagcagcagaagGAATAACAGCTTTGCAGGGTCAGTCAGAAACATGGCTGTTGGTTTTTCGTTTTTTTGATTTTTCCAAATGACAGGACAGCAGCTTCTCAAATGCTGAAGAGCACTCCAGGCAGTAGCAGGTGGAAGGCACCTGTCCAAAGAAAACCAAATTTCAGTCATTGAAAATTGATTCTTTTATTTTCAGTCCATAGGGATGACAATACCTAAAATGCAATCAGAGCCATTGGGGAGACTATAGAGACCTGAGCCACTTCATGCTTCACTCCTCTGGGTTCCTAAGGAGCCTGGGCAAGGTGCTGATTATATTTGGAAGGAAAAGAGCAAGCATATGGTAGGATTTAAACTGATTCTTTATTCAAGCCAATGCCCTCATCACCTCTGTGCTGAATCAGCTCTATGTGTAAAGTGTCACTCAGGTTTTAGGAAGAACCTAGGGAACCCTGTTCAGAGATGCTGTTGATGGCTATGGAGATAGTTCTACAAATGACAAGTGGCCATCGGCTAGCAAATAGAAGTTGAGCTGCATACACTTTGCACTGGTCTAATCTTACGACGCTCAGTCGGGATGAAATGCcagccattgatgtcaatggaatttTGCAGTTAGCTACaagaggccaagatttcactcagGATGACTACATTGTCCCTCCCCGCTGCAACATTTCAGTGCATTATTATGCATGAGGCTGCTTGCTTCACAGCTGGGTGACATTTTCTGACTGAAACTGTTTCTCTGCAAAAACTGATTTGGtgtcactgaaatgtttcaataatttgtgagacaaggtgggtgaggtaatatcaccAATTTGTGTTAGTTTCACTGaagttttaattttgaaaacaaaCCCAACAAACTTCAAACAAgtcaaacattttcttttgacattttcaaaacaaaatatttaatattttaaattcaaaataactttttgttACAAAATTTCCTTCAACtgtcttttttaaaagttttataaaaatgctcaaaatcaaagtgaaatgttttgtctgaggccaaatgatttttttaacctCTCAATTTGCCAAAAGTATCAAAAAATTGTTTTTGGGTCAATtcaacatgattttaaaaaaaatggaactgccaccaaaccaaaaaatcagttatttgcccagctctgcccATGACATGTATAACGAGAGAAATAAGACCTGATTCCTACTCATGTTTGAAAATTTACCTGCACTTTGTGCACCAGCTGCTCCCTAAGAGAGACACTCCAATGATATATGAATATGATAAATGATATAATTTATAATGTTAAACATTATGATCTAGAgcagcggtaggcaacctatgactgactttcagtggcactcacactgcccgggtcctggccagcagtccaaggggctctgcattttaatttaattttaaatgaagcttcttaaacattttaaaaaccttatttactttacatacagcactagtttagttatatattatagacttagagaaagagaccttctaaaaacattaaaatgtattactggcacgcaaaaccttaaattagagtgaataaatgaagacttggcacagcacttctgaaaggttgccgacccatgATCTAGAGCTATGCTGGATAGAAAATTAATTAGCCATAGAGCAACGCATGTGACTGTGCATGCATGCAAGCAGACTTCAGGTTGGCTGGGTAAAGTACAAAACCTTTCTTTCTGTATTCTGAATTGTGCTGTATTAATCTTTGGCTAGTAATCTTTGATTAAATACATTCTGGTTGAGATGGTTGTCTGACATCTTGtattatcattatttttaaagtt comes from Gopherus flavomarginatus isolate rGopFla2 chromosome 24, rGopFla2.mat.asm, whole genome shotgun sequence and encodes:
- the LOC127040024 gene encoding kelch-like protein 23 isoform X1, with the translated sequence MDCAQEPEGLGLQAEPVTDTILEIGQRLFKVNRGALSLHSRYFEAMFFGGTRESSEHHIVIRGVDAEAFQVLLEFTRTAKVLITLHNVTRLLETADFLQFERVKRMCEKFLERELHVSNCLSLMAYAQCFACPELHASALSVALTHWTEVTSQEEFKKLPKEILLQLLQNDDLFVPREDVIFDTVMKWIMQDPASREEAFLDLVGQVRVTFLSLSFLDTLVKQSRCPGEKDTSARLLKKLDSCPPLSWRNVELSHCTSRSYEILYVLGGKHDKEQQELFQFQPKSGTWHLCSPLQRRNLIQYAVAAVGNFLFVTGGYFRDEFVWYSVDWVLIYDCWENNWLEGPAMKQSRNSHCAVGAGLYLYVLGGSTDEGIIPDVERLALMDSQWQNMSPMVQPVERAGAVSVGTRLYVVCGLDEKGDVYGGVQRLDLEKDVWDVISFSPLPRYDLCVTALNGALYTIGGGAFRFDMDTDEWTQVDEECLTQKFFMGCSTANGQIYLLGQRKGNMAVPNMVLFDPYTDTCQVVDSKFPCPVPIYGCVSIRRFDT
- the LOC127040024 gene encoding kelch-like protein 23 isoform X2, which codes for MDCAQEPEGLGLQAEPVTDTILEIGQRLFKVNRGALSLHSRYFEAMFFGGTRESSEHHIVIRGVDAEAFQVLLEFTRTAKVLITLHNVTRLLETADFLQFERVKRMCEKFLERELHVSNCLSLMAYAQCFACPELHASALSVALTHWTEVTSQEEFKKLPKEILLQLLQNDDLFVPREDVIFDTVMKWIMQDPASREEAFLDLVGQVRVTFLSLSFLDTLVKQSRCPGEKDTSARLLKKLDSCPPLSWRNVELSHCTSRSYEILYVLGGKHDKEQQELFQFQPKSGTWHLCSPLQRRNLIQYAVAAVGNFLFVTGGYFRDEFVWYSVDWVLIYDCWENNWLEGPAMKQSRNSHCAVGAGLYLYVLGGSTDEGIIPDVERLALMDSQWQNMSPMVQPVERAGAVSVGTRLYVVCGLDEKGDVYGGVQRLDLEKDVWDVISFSPLPSLANAGVLCPQGANMAMEDLLLSLSRYRHWCQHDSMEILVSKLTNLASAAAEGITALQGQSETWLLVFRFFDFSK